From the genome of Pukyongia salina, one region includes:
- a CDS encoding UDP-N-acetylmuramoyl-tripeptide--D-alanyl-D-alanine ligase gives MKIETLHSHFLHSSGICTDTRKITPNCLFFALRGDNFNGNEFAQDALDKGAYKVVIDDIRAHKNTGETILHGNSLVLLQKLATFHRNYLKVPIIALTGSNGKTTTKELINAVLSQKFQTTATIGNLNNHIGVPLTLLSMTAKTEFGIVEMGANHLNEIAQLSAIVQPDYGYITNFGKAHLEGFGGVEGVIKGKSELYKHLSENERLVFVNGNDEKQMSLTADMNRFTFGSGDFDCSIVLKNASGYLQIEYQGISIQSNLIGLYNFHNIASAIAIGQYFNVSAENIKIAIEGYTPQNNRSQIIEKNGFHIIMDAYNANPSSMLAALENFRQGKGENKILILGDMFELGEHASTEHQKIVAYLEEHPFAMAYLIGENFSKTHSTTSQVKLFKSFEEFTTFWSSIRLKGGNLMVKGSRGMALERILDLL, from the coding sequence TTGAAAATAGAAACCTTACACAGTCATTTCCTGCACAGCAGCGGAATTTGTACCGATACCCGAAAGATCACACCTAATTGCCTGTTTTTTGCCCTTAGAGGGGATAACTTCAATGGAAATGAATTTGCCCAGGACGCACTTGACAAAGGCGCATATAAGGTAGTGATAGACGATATAAGGGCACACAAGAATACAGGAGAAACTATTTTACATGGAAATTCCCTGGTTTTACTCCAGAAACTGGCCACCTTTCACCGAAACTACTTAAAAGTCCCGATCATTGCCCTCACCGGTAGTAATGGTAAAACCACCACAAAGGAGCTTATCAATGCGGTTTTATCGCAAAAATTTCAGACCACAGCAACCATAGGTAACCTGAATAATCATATCGGAGTACCCCTCACTTTGCTTTCCATGACCGCGAAGACCGAATTCGGGATCGTTGAAATGGGTGCAAATCACCTCAATGAGATCGCACAGTTAAGTGCCATTGTGCAGCCCGATTACGGCTATATCACCAATTTTGGAAAGGCGCATTTAGAAGGCTTCGGAGGCGTGGAAGGTGTTATTAAAGGCAAGTCTGAACTTTACAAGCATTTAAGTGAAAACGAAAGATTGGTTTTTGTAAATGGGAATGACGAAAAGCAAATGTCACTTACCGCAGATATGAATAGATTTACTTTTGGAAGTGGCGATTTTGATTGTTCCATCGTTTTAAAAAATGCTTCCGGGTATTTACAGATAGAATACCAGGGAATTAGCATTCAAAGCAATCTCATCGGCCTGTATAATTTCCATAATATAGCCAGTGCCATTGCCATTGGTCAATATTTTAATGTTTCAGCAGAAAATATTAAAATCGCCATCGAGGGCTATACCCCCCAAAACAACCGGTCTCAAATCATTGAAAAGAACGGCTTCCATATCATTATGGATGCCTATAATGCAAATCCTTCCAGTATGCTAGCCGCGTTGGAGAATTTCCGTCAGGGAAAAGGGGAGAACAAGATCCTTATTCTTGGAGATATGTTCGAACTGGGTGAGCATGCATCCACAGAACATCAGAAAATAGTTGCGTACCTCGAAGAGCACCCATTTGCCATGGCATATCTAATAGGAGAAAATTTCAGTAAAACGCATAGTACAACCTCTCAAGTGAAGTTATTTAAAAGCTTCGAAGAATTCACAACCTTCTGGAGTTCAATACGTCTGAAAGGAGGAAATCTTATGGTAAAAGGGTCTCGTGGAATGGCTCTGGAACGTATTTTAGATTTGTTGTAA
- a CDS encoding mechanosensitive ion channel family protein, which produces MYEQITKSFNDLSDKLIGWVTTFVEHLPNLAVALLVMVIAYFMGRFVSKLARRIAGRYIEQKSVTRLIGSVSAVIVVLGGLFLALGVMDLGKTLNTLLAGAGISGLVIGLALQGTLSNVVAGIALSFRKNIRIGHWIETTGFAGEVIEIKLNNFILKEADNNMVIIPNKTIIDNPIKNYSLTTRMRIMIECGVGYESDLEKVEKITKETIANSFDQIESPDEVEFFYTSYGDSSINFLCRYWVDSESGIEKLRAKSKGIIEIKKAFDKEGINIPFPIRTLQLDTGLSLIKDASEEAVSAN; this is translated from the coding sequence ATGTACGAGCAAATAACCAAATCTTTCAATGACCTATCGGATAAATTGATAGGATGGGTTACGACCTTCGTAGAACATTTACCAAATCTGGCCGTGGCGTTACTTGTAATGGTAATTGCTTACTTCATGGGTCGATTTGTAAGTAAACTTGCCCGCAGAATCGCAGGAAGATACATCGAACAGAAATCTGTTACAAGACTTATAGGTAGTGTTTCTGCCGTGATAGTAGTTCTAGGCGGACTTTTCCTTGCTCTGGGTGTAATGGACCTGGGTAAAACCTTAAATACTCTACTTGCCGGTGCTGGAATTTCCGGACTAGTAATAGGGTTAGCGCTTCAGGGAACACTTTCAAACGTTGTGGCAGGAATTGCTCTCTCCTTCAGAAAAAATATAAGAATAGGACATTGGATCGAAACCACAGGTTTTGCTGGTGAAGTAATAGAAATTAAACTAAATAATTTCATACTGAAGGAAGCAGACAATAATATGGTGATCATTCCTAACAAAACGATAATTGATAACCCTATAAAGAACTATTCTCTAACAACACGTATGCGTATTATGATAGAGTGTGGTGTAGGTTATGAGAGCGATCTGGAAAAGGTAGAGAAGATCACAAAAGAAACCATCGCGAATAGTTTCGATCAAATAGAATCGCCAGACGAAGTAGAATTCTTCTATACTTCCTACGGAGACAGTTCCATTAATTTCTTATGCCGCTATTGGGTAGACTCTGAGAGTGGAATTGAAAAACTACGTGCGAAGAGTAAAGGGATTATTGAAATTAAAAAAGCATTTGATAAAGAAGGTATCAATATACCATTCCCAATACGAACATTGCAACTTGATACCGGGCTGAGCTTAATTAAAGACGCCTCTGAAGAGGCCGTCTCAGCCAACTAA
- a CDS encoding DUF1328 domain-containing protein: MLRWTITFIVIALIAAILGFGGIAGASAGIAKILFYIFIVLFVLSLLARLVKK; this comes from the coding sequence ATGTTACGCTGGACCATCACATTTATTGTAATCGCATTAATCGCCGCAATCTTAGGATTCGGAGGAATCGCAGGAGCATCTGCAGGAATTGCTAAAATCTTATTCTACATTTTCATCGTGCTCTTTGTACTGTCACTGCTAGCCAGGCTAGTGAAGAAATAA
- a CDS encoding YtxH domain-containing protein — protein MKNNTNLIAGILSGAAVGLTLGVLYAPDKGSETRKKIREKAIDTKDTIVEKSTAIADQITSKLSTRKNGFEQELDQMLSNVDSKSDDAISALERKLKQLKKENGRVKMN, from the coding sequence ATGAAAAATAACACGAATTTAATTGCAGGAATCTTAAGTGGAGCAGCCGTAGGTCTAACCTTAGGTGTCCTATATGCTCCGGATAAAGGAAGTGAAACAAGAAAGAAGATCAGAGAAAAGGCTATTGATACCAAAGACACTATTGTCGAGAAATCTACAGCCATCGCAGATCAGATCACTTCCAAACTAAGTACCAGAAAAAATGGGTTTGAACAGGAACTCGATCAAATGTTGAGTAATGTCGACTCTAAATCGGACGATGCAATTTCGGCATTGGAACGTAAACTGAAACAATTGAAGAAAGAGAACGGACGCGTAAAAATGAACTAA
- a CDS encoding helix-turn-helix domain-containing protein: MNIIYVKSIENDLNKLRAGRRIETIELNRMIMTGNELKELRHSFSYTQTELAEELFMTRRSIAKLESMKEIPDSRAQHLRLFFESKEYNNDVLVNGPMSFVQNKNGVNYEELPNGNFLIQVPIIPTKERPKYLAYHNNHDYIINLIKVTFIVNRIGKYNYRAFEVVDDSMNDGSVNSIPWGALVLARELSKDRWHEKLKYNEYPFWVIVHKNGILFKQIIDHDVKNGCITCHSLKKSPEYNDFLVDLGDVHQLLNIIKIQKDV, translated from the coding sequence GTGAATATCATTTATGTAAAAAGCATTGAAAACGACCTGAACAAATTAAGAGCCGGGAGAAGAATAGAAACAATTGAATTAAATCGTATGATTATGACTGGTAATGAACTTAAAGAATTACGCCACAGCTTTAGTTACACCCAAACAGAGTTGGCAGAAGAACTATTTATGACCCGAAGGTCAATAGCAAAATTAGAATCCATGAAAGAGATCCCCGATTCAAGAGCGCAACATCTTAGACTTTTTTTTGAGTCTAAAGAGTACAATAACGATGTATTGGTCAATGGCCCTATGTCATTTGTGCAAAACAAAAATGGTGTTAACTACGAAGAACTACCAAACGGCAACTTTTTAATTCAAGTGCCTATTATCCCCACTAAAGAAAGGCCTAAATATTTAGCCTATCATAATAACCACGATTATATTATTAACTTGATAAAAGTGACATTTATAGTGAATAGAATTGGGAAATACAACTATCGTGCATTTGAAGTTGTAGATGATTCCATGAATGATGGATCGGTTAATAGTATTCCATGGGGAGCATTAGTTCTTGCGAGGGAGCTAAGTAAAGATAGATGGCATGAAAAATTAAAATATAACGAGTATCCGTTTTGGGTTATAGTTCATAAGAATGGAATTTTGTTTAAACAAATTATAGATCATGACGTAAAAAACGGTTGTATTACCTGCCACAGTTTAAAGAAATCACCAGAGTATAACGACTTTTTGGTTGATTTGGGAGATGTACACCAACTGTTGAATATTATTAAAATTCAAAAAGATGTATGA
- a CDS encoding bifunctional folylpolyglutamate synthase/dihydrofolate synthase, with amino-acid sequence MYQRVGKAAYKADLANTVLLMDHLEDPHKSFKSVHVAGTNGKGSTSHMLASVLQHAGYKVGLYTSPHLKDFRERIRINGAMIPEDYVTDFVGKHKPFFEENSLSFFEMTVGLAFDYFRAEKIDIAIVEVGLGGRLDSTNIITPEISIITNIGLDHTNFLGTTLEEIAVEKAGIIKARVPVIIGEIQEETRFVFEQVAEQLLAPITFAEERKLPKYSTDLLGSYQQKNIKTAVAGIEVLREQGWSISPQSVENGLLNVMSSTGLMGRWQVLSKEPKVICDTAHNTEGLKEVLTQVAGAVYDRLFIVIGVVNDKDLNKLLPLFPRDAQYFFCKPDVPRGLDATELQKAAVKHSLEGEVYGSVKDAYRAALKKANKTDLIYIGGSTFTVAEVL; translated from the coding sequence ATGTATCAGCGAGTAGGTAAGGCGGCATATAAGGCTGATCTGGCCAACACCGTATTGCTTATGGATCATCTGGAGGACCCGCACAAGTCTTTTAAGAGTGTTCACGTGGCCGGTACTAATGGAAAGGGGTCTACCAGCCATATGTTAGCATCTGTATTGCAGCATGCGGGATATAAGGTAGGCTTGTATACTTCGCCCCACTTGAAAGATTTCCGGGAACGAATTCGTATAAATGGAGCGATGATCCCAGAGGATTATGTTACAGATTTCGTTGGAAAACACAAACCGTTCTTTGAGGAAAATTCCTTGTCGTTTTTCGAAATGACTGTAGGTCTGGCGTTTGATTATTTCAGGGCCGAAAAGATCGATATAGCAATTGTAGAAGTAGGATTGGGAGGGCGTCTGGACAGTACAAACATTATTACACCCGAAATCTCAATTATTACCAACATAGGGCTTGATCATACAAACTTTTTAGGGACGACCCTGGAAGAGATCGCCGTTGAAAAGGCGGGGATCATTAAAGCAAGAGTGCCGGTGATAATTGGTGAAATTCAGGAAGAAACAAGATTTGTTTTCGAACAAGTAGCCGAACAATTATTAGCTCCAATTACATTCGCAGAGGAAAGAAAACTACCGAAGTATAGTACCGATCTGTTAGGTAGCTATCAGCAAAAAAATATTAAAACTGCCGTAGCGGGTATTGAAGTTTTAAGAGAGCAAGGATGGTCGATTTCTCCGCAATCTGTTGAAAACGGATTGTTAAATGTTATGTCATCTACAGGATTGATGGGACGTTGGCAGGTATTGAGTAAAGAACCCAAAGTGATCTGTGACACGGCTCACAATACCGAAGGGTTAAAGGAAGTACTCACGCAAGTGGCAGGGGCGGTATATGATCGTTTGTTTATTGTGATAGGAGTAGTGAACGACAAGGATCTAAATAAGTTATTGCCATTATTCCCAAGGGATGCACAATATTTTTTCTGCAAACCTGATGTTCCGCGAGGACTGGACGCGACCGAGTTACAAAAAGCTGCGGTAAAACATTCTTTAGAAGGAGAGGTGTACGGCTCGGTGAAGGATGCCTATCGTGCTGCGTTAAAAAAGGCAAATAAAACCGACCTGATCTATATTGGAGGAAGTACATTTACGGTAGCTGAAGTTCTCTGA
- a CDS encoding T9SS type A sorting domain-containing protein: protein MRNYFYLLPALLLTASSCLEKSTILVENSVEQLPADFMFEQRAYPTGEIKSSAYREAIQWKKALLQQRSVVGNSWEFVGPVNIGGRITDIEIPSNEADTYYVGAASGGIFKTTDAGSSWTPIFDEQEMLSIGDIEISEVDNDVVWVGTGEVNAGGGSLAYDGDGIYKSEDGGLSWQAKGLPDIGSVGKILIDPGDENTIFVGAMGPLFRNDSNRGVYRSTDGGSSWEQKLFVSDSTGIIDMAIHPSNGNIVYAVAWERIRRPDNRQYGGETSGIYRSVDGGETWNELSNGLPSAASQKGRISIDISQSNPDVLYARYSTDTGNIQGVYKTTDGGDNWIAVNSSQLTNIGFHWWFRGIYVDPTDENTLYNVDFVVEKSIDGGQNWFSAFPNVHVDQHALAFNNSVAGQVLLGNDGGFYKSDNDGASWVKDETLPITQIYRMHVDFQNENKVYAGTQDNSTMRTVTGSTNNWDIINGGDGFQPLVDPTNTNIIYALSQRGNLVKSTNNGASFFNAMSGISSADRKNWDTPITFDPANSQILYYGANRLYKTTNAAGNWTAISPDLSNGPYAGNLTFGTIISIDVSPLDSNIIYVGTDDGNVWVTQDGGINWTLVSANLPNRWVTKVLASRTELNTVYVTFSGYRYGADEGHIYKSTTSGAGWVSISSNLPDIPINDVVEDLNGNLYVGTDVGVFASGTNGSFWEVVGDNLPSVPVTDMHIYDPSEYLYVGTYGRSAYKMDISNIVLNVAENISESDIAVYPNPATNYVYIEKVSAQSELIIQLIDIHGRIIRQAPLFDKLRIDVSALQAGMYFVRIGSHEGVVTKKLIIN from the coding sequence ATGAGAAACTACTTTTATCTACTTCCTGCACTCTTACTTACCGCTTCATCCTGTTTAGAGAAATCAACCATTTTGGTGGAGAATAGTGTTGAACAACTTCCTGCCGATTTCATGTTCGAACAACGGGCTTACCCCACAGGGGAAATAAAAAGCAGCGCATACCGGGAAGCTATCCAGTGGAAAAAGGCCTTGTTACAGCAGCGCTCGGTAGTGGGAAATTCCTGGGAATTTGTAGGGCCGGTAAATATTGGAGGCCGAATTACAGATATAGAGATCCCTTCCAATGAAGCCGATACGTATTACGTAGGTGCAGCCTCAGGTGGGATCTTTAAAACTACCGATGCCGGATCGAGTTGGACACCTATCTTCGATGAGCAGGAAATGTTATCCATTGGAGATATAGAAATTTCTGAAGTTGATAACGATGTGGTCTGGGTTGGAACGGGTGAAGTAAATGCCGGAGGAGGATCGTTAGCGTACGACGGGGATGGTATCTATAAAAGTGAAGATGGTGGTTTGAGTTGGCAAGCTAAGGGACTACCCGATATTGGTAGTGTGGGAAAGATATTGATCGATCCAGGTGATGAGAACACTATCTTTGTAGGAGCCATGGGTCCGCTATTTAGAAATGATTCCAACCGGGGTGTGTACAGGAGTACGGATGGAGGTTCGAGTTGGGAACAAAAACTTTTTGTAAGTGATAGTACCGGAATTATAGACATGGCTATTCACCCTTCCAACGGCAATATAGTGTATGCAGTCGCATGGGAACGTATAAGACGGCCGGATAACAGGCAATACGGAGGAGAGACTTCCGGAATATACAGATCTGTGGATGGAGGGGAAACCTGGAATGAACTTTCAAATGGCTTGCCATCAGCGGCATCGCAAAAAGGTAGGATAAGCATTGATATCTCTCAGTCCAATCCTGATGTCTTGTATGCCAGGTACTCTACAGATACTGGAAATATTCAAGGAGTTTACAAAACTACCGATGGTGGGGATAACTGGATTGCAGTTAATTCCAGCCAGCTTACCAATATTGGATTTCATTGGTGGTTTCGGGGGATATATGTGGATCCTACAGACGAGAATACCCTGTATAATGTGGATTTTGTAGTAGAAAAATCAATTGATGGCGGACAAAACTGGTTTTCCGCCTTTCCCAATGTACATGTAGATCAACACGCACTGGCCTTTAATAATTCGGTGGCCGGGCAGGTATTGCTAGGTAACGATGGTGGATTCTATAAAAGCGACAACGATGGCGCAAGCTGGGTGAAGGACGAAACCCTCCCTATAACGCAGATCTACCGTATGCATGTAGATTTTCAGAATGAAAACAAAGTATACGCAGGAACCCAGGACAACAGCACGATGAGGACAGTTACAGGAAGTACAAATAACTGGGATATCATAAATGGAGGTGACGGATTCCAGCCTTTGGTTGATCCCACAAATACAAACATTATTTACGCCCTGTCACAAAGAGGTAATTTAGTGAAATCCACAAATAATGGTGCCAGTTTCTTTAATGCTATGAGCGGGATCTCTTCGGCCGATCGTAAAAATTGGGATACGCCCATTACTTTCGATCCTGCCAATTCCCAGATTTTGTATTATGGAGCGAACCGTCTTTACAAAACAACGAATGCTGCAGGGAACTGGACTGCAATAAGTCCGGACCTTAGCAATGGTCCTTATGCCGGAAATCTTACCTTTGGAACCATTATTTCCATCGATGTTTCGCCTTTAGATAGTAATATCATCTATGTAGGAACCGATGACGGAAATGTGTGGGTGACGCAGGATGGCGGAATAAATTGGACCTTGGTGTCGGCCAATTTGCCAAACAGATGGGTTACAAAAGTGCTTGCATCGAGAACCGAATTAAATACGGTATATGTAACCTTTTCCGGCTATCGTTATGGTGCTGATGAGGGACATATTTATAAGAGTACCACAAGTGGTGCCGGTTGGGTAAGCATTTCTAGTAACCTCCCCGATATTCCCATAAATGATGTTGTAGAGGACCTTAACGGAAATTTATACGTAGGGACGGATGTTGGGGTTTTCGCTTCGGGTACTAATGGATCCTTTTGGGAGGTTGTAGGTGATAATTTACCTTCTGTACCAGTAACCGATATGCATATTTACGATCCTTCTGAATATCTCTACGTAGGCACCTATGGCAGATCGGCCTATAAGATGGATATCTCTAATATAGTGTTGAATGTGGCAGAGAATATTTCAGAAAGTGATATCGCCGTATACCCAAATCCCGCGACGAACTATGTTTATATTGAGAAGGTGAGCGCGCAAAGTGAATTAATAATACAGCTAATTGATATTCACGGCCGTATAATTAGACAGGCACCTTTATTCGACAAGCTACGTATAGATGTGTCTGCCCTTCAAGCCGGTATGTATTTCGTTAGAATTGGGTCGCATGAAGGAGTGGTTACCAAGAAACTTATTATAAACTAA
- a CDS encoding energy transducer TonB — translation MSFLDTEHKRKSMRITIVIHVIILFLLFFVLGLKYMDPPLEGGIAVNFGTMDQGSGDIQPKTPVKSAPVETTPPPESQPESEIKEEVVTQDNDEAPVIKKEKPKKETRDVPVKEKPKEVTKPSPKPDKSTTDALDNLINAPKSDGQSKGGEGPDNKPGDKGDPNGDPNAKGYYGTGKGLDGDGNYRLGGRKAINKAKEIQDCNEAGKVVVDIVVNQQGEVVSAVPGVRGTKNNSRCLLEPAKRAALATKFNPDPKAPPKQYGQIIYNFKLSQ, via the coding sequence ATGAGTTTTCTGGATACCGAACATAAGCGAAAAAGTATGAGGATCACTATTGTGATACACGTCATCATTTTGTTTTTGCTGTTTTTTGTTCTTGGCCTTAAATATATGGATCCTCCGTTGGAAGGAGGTATAGCTGTAAACTTCGGGACCATGGATCAGGGGAGTGGGGATATTCAGCCGAAAACTCCTGTGAAATCTGCACCTGTGGAAACCACACCTCCCCCTGAGTCGCAGCCAGAATCGGAGATCAAAGAGGAAGTTGTTACCCAGGATAATGATGAGGCTCCGGTAATTAAGAAGGAAAAACCAAAGAAGGAGACACGGGATGTTCCGGTTAAAGAAAAACCGAAAGAAGTCACAAAACCTAGTCCGAAACCAGACAAATCAACAACAGATGCCCTCGATAACCTAATCAATGCACCAAAGAGTGACGGGCAATCCAAGGGGGGAGAAGGTCCGGACAATAAACCGGGAGATAAGGGTGATCCAAATGGCGATCCGAATGCTAAAGGATATTATGGTACCGGAAAAGGACTTGACGGCGACGGTAATTACCGATTAGGAGGGAGAAAAGCGATCAATAAGGCAAAAGAAATTCAGGACTGCAATGAAGCCGGAAAAGTTGTAGTAGATATTGTGGTGAATCAGCAGGGAGAAGTTGTTAGTGCCGTTCCGGGAGTAAGAGGTACTAAGAACAATTCTAGATGTCTTTTAGAGCCCGCAAAACGCGCTGCATTGGCAACCAAATTCAATCCAGACCCCAAGGCTCCTCCCAAGCAATACGGGCAAATCATCTATAATTTCAAACTTTCCCAATAG
- a CDS encoding ExbD/TolR family protein, whose protein sequence is MNLRGRNKISPEFSMSSMTDIVFLLLVFFLLTSPAITPDALDLILPKAKGKSTNQQKASVSITKEGAYYVNKERVSEYGLEKQLKEILAGQDNPTIILRAEEGVPIEDAVFVMDVANKNDFKVVLAVRPN, encoded by the coding sequence ATGAATTTAAGAGGAAGAAATAAAATAAGCCCCGAATTCAGTATGAGTTCTATGACAGATATCGTATTTCTGTTATTGGTTTTCTTTCTGCTCACTTCACCTGCGATAACTCCGGATGCCCTGGATCTAATTTTACCTAAAGCTAAAGGCAAATCGACGAACCAACAGAAGGCTTCGGTAAGTATTACCAAAGAAGGAGCCTACTACGTGAACAAGGAACGAGTTAGTGAGTATGGTTTAGAGAAGCAATTGAAAGAAATTCTTGCGGGGCAGGACAATCCAACCATCATCTTGAGAGCTGAAGAGGGAGTGCCCATCGAGGATGCTGTATTTGTAATGGATGTGGCAAATAAAAATGATTTTAAAGTGGTATTGGCCGTACGGCCGAATTAA
- a CDS encoding MotA/TolQ/ExbB proton channel family protein has translation MLNFFIQEGGQDLAQDLEPIVSEEKTLSVLELIMNGGMGAQIIIGVLFVLLFVAVYIYFERLFAIKAASHLDNNFMNQIRDNVAGGNIQAAKILCTQHNTPVSRLTEKGISRIGSPLDDINTAIENAGRLEVYKLEKNVSILATIAGAAPMIGFLGTVIGMVLAFHQLATSSGQAEMGALAEGIYTAMTTTVAGLIVGIIAYIGYNHLVVRTDKVVHQMEATAVDFLDLLNEPA, from the coding sequence ATGCTTAACTTCTTTATTCAGGAGGGTGGTCAGGATCTGGCACAAGACCTGGAGCCTATTGTTTCTGAAGAAAAAACACTATCAGTCCTCGAGCTCATTATGAATGGGGGAATGGGGGCCCAAATTATCATTGGGGTGCTATTTGTTCTACTCTTCGTTGCGGTTTATATTTATTTCGAACGGTTGTTCGCCATCAAGGCGGCCTCTCACCTCGACAATAATTTTATGAACCAGATACGGGATAACGTTGCTGGGGGTAATATCCAGGCGGCTAAGATCCTGTGCACCCAGCATAATACTCCTGTATCCCGACTTACAGAAAAAGGAATTTCTCGAATTGGAAGTCCGCTGGATGATATTAATACGGCCATAGAAAACGCAGGCAGGTTGGAAGTATATAAGCTGGAAAAAAACGTGAGTATTTTAGCAACCATTGCAGGGGCAGCACCTATGATCGGATTTCTTGGAACTGTAATTGGGATGGTATTAGCATTTCACCAATTGGCAACTAGCAGTGGACAGGCAGAGATGGGAGCCCTGGCCGAAGGTATCTATACCGCCATGACTACCACTGTTGCCGGTCTAATAGTAGGTATCATTGCCTATATAGGATATAATCACCTGGTGGTACGAACCGATAAGGTGGTACATCAAATGGAGGCTACAGCGGTAGACTTCCTGGATCTCTTAAACGAACCTGCATAG
- the nhaD gene encoding sodium:proton antiporter NhaD, with protein sequence MESIIILIFVIGYLSITLEHPLRLDKTVPALIMAALIWAVLAVGFHSGWFSVIDTHEQVYNYASGGVDAEHGFENTLLHHLGKTAEILIFLIGAMTIVEIIDLHRGFEVLKGAVRTRSKKKLLWIIGILAFILSAIIDNLTATIVLVTLLRKLISNRNERLWYAAMVVIAANAGGAWSPIGDVTTTMLWIANKVTALGLIEFVILPSIVCFVVPFFIAGFLKPFKGEIEVDATEDVVAERLLSSKTMLFLGLGMIVSVPIFKTFTHLPPYVGMMLALGVVWLVSEYIHPEEDFSKERRHLYSAHKALSRIEISSILFFLGILMAVAGLESLVYGVVNNEEVGTLRYLAEVLQAAIPNQDIVVMLLGVLSAIIDNVPLVAASIGMYESPTDSVLWHFIAYSAGTGGSMLIIGSAAGVAAMGMERIDFIWYLKKVAWLAFIGFLAGAGVFLLFERVLFHHV encoded by the coding sequence ATGGAGTCCATCATTATCCTGATATTTGTAATAGGATACCTTTCTATAACACTCGAACATCCGCTTAGATTAGATAAAACCGTACCGGCACTTATAATGGCCGCCCTAATTTGGGCAGTTCTCGCTGTTGGATTTCACTCCGGGTGGTTTAGTGTGATCGATACCCATGAACAGGTGTACAATTATGCTTCTGGAGGTGTTGACGCCGAACACGGTTTCGAAAATACTTTGTTACACCACCTGGGTAAAACGGCCGAGATCCTCATTTTCCTAATTGGTGCTATGACCATAGTCGAGATCATCGACCTGCACAGAGGTTTCGAGGTGTTAAAGGGGGCCGTACGTACCCGTAGCAAGAAAAAATTACTGTGGATCATTGGTATTTTGGCCTTTATACTTTCTGCCATTATAGATAACCTTACAGCCACAATTGTCCTGGTTACCTTATTGCGTAAACTTATTAGTAACCGGAATGAAAGATTATGGTACGCGGCCATGGTAGTAATCGCTGCAAACGCCGGTGGAGCATGGTCTCCTATTGGAGATGTGACCACAACCATGCTTTGGATCGCCAATAAAGTAACTGCACTGGGATTAATAGAGTTTGTTATTTTACCCTCTATAGTATGTTTTGTTGTTCCATTCTTCATAGCCGGTTTCCTTAAACCCTTTAAAGGAGAAATTGAGGTAGATGCAACCGAAGATGTGGTGGCAGAGCGATTGCTTAGCAGTAAAACCATGTTGTTTCTGGGTCTTGGAATGATAGTTTCTGTTCCCATATTTAAAACCTTTACTCATCTACCTCCTTATGTAGGAATGATGCTTGCCCTGGGTGTGGTGTGGCTTGTTTCTGAATATATCCATCCGGAAGAAGATTTTAGTAAAGAAAGAAGACATTTATATTCTGCCCATAAGGCACTTTCCCGTATAGAGATCTCCAGTATCTTGTTCTTCCTCGGGATCCTTATGGCAGTTGCCGGACTAGAAAGTTTGGTGTACGGAGTGGTGAACAATGAAGAGGTTGGTACTCTGCGTTATTTAGCCGAAGTTTTACAGGCTGCGATTCCTAACCAGGATATAGTTGTTATGTTACTTGGGGTGTTATCTGCAATTATCGACAACGTTCCGTTAGTGGCCGCTTCCATTGGAATGTACGAATCACCTACAGATTCGGTGTTGTGGCACTTCATTGCCTATTCTGCCGGTACCGGTGGAAGTATGCTTATAATTGGGTCTGCCGCTGGGGTTGCTGCCATGGGTATGGAGCGTATCGATTTTATCTGGTATCTTAAAAAAGTGGCCTGGCTGGCATTTATTGGCTTCCTTGCAGGTGCCGGAGTATTTCTGCTATTTGAAAGAGTACTCTTTCATCATGTTTAA